One segment of Fibrobacter succinogenes DNA contains the following:
- a CDS encoding dihydrofolate reductase, whose translation MLISAIVAVSENNVIGRDGHLPWHLSQDLKRFKAITTGHAVVLGRKNYEDIGRPLPNRTNYVLTRNKDFQAPGCVVCSSLDGAIESARAAGETECFIIGGAAVYREAMPLVEKLYLTRVLSHVDGDVYFPEWGGSFQKVSEEAFPADEKNDFATIFEVWIRKK comes from the coding sequence ATGCTCATATCCGCGATTGTAGCTGTATCTGAAAACAATGTTATCGGGCGCGACGGGCACTTGCCGTGGCACCTTTCTCAGGACCTTAAGCGCTTCAAGGCGATTACCACGGGGCATGCGGTTGTTCTCGGTCGCAAGAATTACGAAGATATCGGCCGTCCGCTCCCGAACCGTACGAACTACGTGCTGACCCGTAACAAGGACTTTCAGGCACCGGGCTGCGTTGTCTGCTCGTCGCTCGACGGGGCTATTGAGTCCGCTCGTGCTGCCGGCGAAACGGAATGCTTTATCATCGGCGGGGCGGCGGTTTACCGCGAGGCGATGCCGCTTGTCGAAAAGCTTTATTTGACGAGAGTCTTGTCGCATGTGGATGGCGATGTTTATTTCCCGGAGTGGGGGGGATCCTTTCAAAAAGTGAGCGAAGAAGCGTTTCCGGCTGATGAAAAGAATGATTTTGCAACGATTTTCGAAGTATGGATACGAAAAAAATAA